One Azospirillum sp. B510 genomic window carries:
- a CDS encoding TRAP transporter substrate-binding protein, with the protein MKLVKLLCAAAVGCVMSAPMALSTAWAQDQIVIKFSHVVAPETPKGKGAEKFKELAERLTAGKVKVEVYPNSQLYKDKEELEALQLGAVQMLAPSLAKFGPLGAKEFEVFDLPYIFPSKEVLQRVTKGEIGKSLFRKLESKGIVGLAYWDNGFKIMSANKPLIKPEDVKGLKMRIQSSKVLDAQMRALGALPQVMAFSEVYQALQTGVVDGTENPPSNMYTQKMHEVQKNATLTDHGYLGYAVIVNKKFWEGLPADVRGKLEEAMKEATDYANDIAQNENDVALAQMKASGKTEFHSQTKEEREAWIKALKPVHKDAEARVGKDLIEAIYKESAAAGFKM; encoded by the coding sequence ATGAAACTCGTGAAGCTCCTGTGCGCGGCGGCGGTCGGCTGCGTGATGTCGGCGCCGATGGCCCTGTCCACGGCCTGGGCCCAGGACCAGATCGTCATCAAGTTCAGCCATGTCGTGGCTCCGGAGACGCCGAAGGGCAAGGGTGCCGAGAAGTTCAAGGAGCTTGCGGAAAGGCTGACCGCCGGCAAGGTCAAGGTCGAGGTCTATCCCAACAGCCAGCTCTACAAGGACAAGGAGGAGCTTGAGGCTCTCCAGCTGGGTGCGGTTCAGATGCTGGCTCCGTCGCTGGCCAAGTTCGGCCCGCTGGGGGCCAAGGAATTCGAGGTCTTCGACCTGCCCTACATCTTCCCCAGCAAGGAGGTGCTCCAGCGCGTCACCAAGGGCGAGATCGGCAAGAGCCTGTTCAGGAAGCTGGAGTCCAAGGGCATCGTCGGGCTGGCCTATTGGGACAACGGCTTCAAGATCATGAGCGCCAACAAGCCGCTCATCAAGCCGGAGGACGTGAAGGGCCTGAAGATGCGCATCCAGTCGTCCAAGGTGCTGGATGCCCAGATGCGGGCGTTGGGCGCCCTGCCGCAGGTGATGGCCTTCTCCGAGGTGTATCAGGCGTTGCAGACCGGCGTCGTCGACGGTACGGAGAACCCGCCGTCCAACATGTACACCCAGAAGATGCATGAGGTGCAGAAGAACGCCACGCTGACCGACCATGGCTATCTCGGCTATGCGGTGATCGTGAACAAGAAGTTCTGGGAGGGTCTGCCGGCCGACGTGCGCGGCAAGCTGGAAGAGGCGATGAAGGAGGCGACCGACTATGCCAACGACATCGCCCAGAACGAGAACGACGTGGCGCTGGCCCAGATGAAGGCGTCGGGCAAGACCGAGTTCCACAGCCAGACCAAGGAAGAGCGCGAGGCCTGGATCAAGGCGCTGAAGCCGGTCCACAAGGATGCCGAAGCGCGCGTCGGCAAGGATCTGATCGAGGCGATCTATAAGGAATCGGCGGCGGCCGGCTTCAAGATGTGA
- a CDS encoding response regulator transcription factor, with product MTTLHIVDDDEAIRDALCWLFQSRNVPVAGWPSAEAFLEAWRPDTAGCLLLDIRMEGMSGLELFDRLLARGSRMPVIFLTGHGDVPIAVGALKKGARDFVEKPFNDNELVDRVIDALAADAEQREREAGQAGLAARLATLTQRERQVMELVVAGRLNKIIADELGISMRTVEVHRSHVFEKMRVKTAVELTRLLSGAP from the coding sequence ATGACAACGCTCCATATCGTCGACGACGACGAGGCCATTCGCGACGCTCTCTGCTGGCTGTTCCAGTCGCGCAATGTCCCGGTCGCCGGCTGGCCGTCCGCCGAGGCCTTCCTGGAGGCGTGGCGGCCGGACACCGCCGGTTGTCTGTTGCTGGACATCCGCATGGAGGGGATGAGCGGCCTGGAACTGTTCGACCGCCTGCTCGCCCGCGGCAGCCGCATGCCGGTGATCTTCCTGACCGGCCATGGCGACGTGCCGATCGCCGTCGGCGCCCTGAAGAAGGGAGCCCGCGACTTCGTGGAAAAGCCCTTCAACGACAACGAGCTGGTCGACCGGGTGATCGACGCGCTCGCCGCCGACGCCGAACAGCGCGAGCGCGAGGCCGGACAGGCCGGGCTGGCCGCCCGTCTCGCCACCCTGACCCAGCGCGAACGGCAGGTGATGGAACTGGTCGTCGCCGGCCGCCTGAACAAGATCATCGCCGATGAACTCGGCATCAGCATGCGCACGGTGGAGGTCCACCGCAGCCATGTCTTCGAGAAGATGCGGGTGAAGACGGCGGTGGAGCTGACACGGCTGCTGAGCGGAGCGCCCTGA
- a CDS encoding pentapeptide repeat-containing protein, giving the protein MADLEGVDLSQCDLRGARLVGARLARGRLSGTNLAGADLFGVDLRDADISRANLMQTDLRGARLRSADFSNANLKGADLRAGTLEPGGAAHRGAGSDSGPDGQDDGARQIRKAALARLQNGLTAEGGIPTDLTGAVLRGANLSDADLSGAVLQNADLSGAVLNGADLTGARLNGANLSGAALDGTRFDRADMVGTRMADCDLSSTRIATAQMTRPIDSMGSEIQRAIFDHERWIDSFGQRGQRADLDGADLSRADLRSVNLSAASLRGANLSAAALTGARLMMTDLSGANLEGANLMGADLSGANLSYAVLTGADLTRVRLGPAAIKDPSGRPTGRSWAANLMGADMRGTLLVGTCLVQANLSDANLDSADLDGADLAGAKLQRATLPGRPTRRG; this is encoded by the coding sequence ATGGCTGATCTGGAGGGGGTCGACCTGTCGCAGTGCGATTTGCGCGGCGCTCGTCTTGTCGGCGCGCGGCTCGCCCGCGGGCGGTTGAGCGGGACCAATCTGGCCGGCGCCGACCTGTTCGGTGTCGATCTGCGCGATGCCGATATCAGCCGCGCCAACCTGATGCAGACCGATCTGCGCGGCGCCCGGCTGCGGTCGGCGGATTTCTCCAACGCCAATCTCAAGGGGGCGGACCTGCGGGCCGGCACACTGGAGCCGGGAGGGGCCGCCCACCGCGGTGCCGGTTCCGATAGCGGTCCCGACGGGCAGGACGACGGCGCCCGGCAGATCCGCAAGGCCGCGCTCGCCCGCCTGCAGAACGGCCTGACGGCCGAAGGGGGCATTCCCACCGACCTGACCGGCGCGGTGCTGCGCGGCGCCAACCTGTCGGACGCCGACCTGTCGGGCGCGGTGCTGCAGAATGCCGACCTGTCGGGCGCGGTGCTGAACGGGGCGGACTTGACCGGCGCCCGGCTGAATGGCGCCAACCTGTCGGGGGCGGCGCTGGACGGCACCCGTTTCGACAGGGCCGACATGGTCGGCACGCGGATGGCCGACTGCGATCTGTCCTCCACCCGGATCGCCACCGCGCAGATGACCCGCCCCATCGACAGCATGGGGTCGGAAATCCAGCGCGCCATCTTCGATCACGAGCGCTGGATCGACAGTTTCGGCCAGCGTGGACAGCGCGCCGACCTCGACGGTGCCGACCTCAGCCGCGCCGATCTGCGCAGCGTCAATCTCAGCGCCGCGTCGCTGCGCGGGGCGAACCTGTCGGCGGCGGCGCTGACCGGCGCGCGGCTGATGATGACCGACCTGTCCGGCGCCAACCTGGAGGGCGCCAACCTGATGGGCGCCGACCTGTCGGGCGCCAACCTCAGCTATGCCGTGCTGACCGGTGCCGACCTGACGCGGGTGCGGCTGGGGCCGGCGGCGATCAAGGACCCGTCGGGCCGTCCCACCGGCCGTTCCTGGGCCGCCAATCTGATGGGCGCCGACATGCGCGGCACCCTGCTGGTCGGCACCTGTCTGGTCCAGGCCAATTTGTCCGACGCCAACCTCGACAGCGCCGATCTCGACGGCGCCGACCTTGCCGGCGCCAAGTTGCAGCGGGCGACGCTTCCCGGACGTCCAACCCGCCGGGGCTAG
- a CDS encoding DUF882 domain-containing protein, which produces MMKDADARSIMAARPSVGKSHATERRHLDRRSLLRAGMGLAAITSAGGTLFTSEEAEAAALRAPPRVLSLVNLHTGEKINAEYWSKGKYVRDAMRAVNHLLRDHRNNSVHQIDPKLLDLVHALSRKIGRKGPIEIVSGYRSPETNALLREADHSGVAQNSYHMRGMAIDLRMPNLSTRQLQRAALSLRGGGVGYYPDSNFVHVDVGPLRHW; this is translated from the coding sequence ATGATGAAGGATGCGGACGCCCGGTCGATCATGGCCGCACGCCCGAGCGTTGGCAAAAGCCACGCCACCGAACGCCGTCATCTCGATCGCCGCTCTCTTCTGCGCGCCGGCATGGGCCTGGCGGCGATCACCTCCGCTGGGGGAACCCTGTTCACCAGCGAAGAGGCGGAAGCCGCGGCGCTCCGCGCCCCGCCGCGGGTGCTGTCCCTGGTGAATCTGCACACCGGCGAGAAGATCAACGCCGAATACTGGTCCAAGGGCAAATATGTCCGCGACGCCATGCGGGCGGTGAACCATCTGCTGCGCGATCACCGCAACAACTCGGTCCACCAGATCGACCCGAAGCTGCTGGATCTGGTCCATGCGCTGAGCCGCAAGATCGGCCGCAAAGGTCCGATCGAGATCGTGTCGGGCTATCGCTCGCCGGAGACCAACGCGTTGCTGCGCGAGGCCGATCACAGCGGCGTCGCCCAGAACAGCTATCACATGCGCGGCATGGCCATCGACCTGCGGATGCCGAACCTCTCCACCCGCCAGCTTCAGCGCGCGGCGCTGAGCCTGCGCGGCGGCGGCGTCGGCTATTACCCCGACAGCAACTTCGTCCATGTCGATGTCGGGCCGCTGCGCCACTGGTGA
- a CDS encoding two-component system sensor histidine kinase NtrB, which translates to MPIPRPSPALPSAARIGRAVPHAMPVVAMLLVVVLLGAFLWLLQRNERDEEALALIKDALWIEQNLHFQLASDEDKLERLAETLGRTDTDMRQFAAMARLVVNTNPAIERVVWLDAGGRPLLAEPPLPASGAPDENKPGVPSRDDAMRMARISGLRAYGAPYRIDATDRGFDAAFPLFRDGAFAGTLVGVFSFEAMLTHHVPWWFAQRYQLEVVDATGMVLGSKSRMAVPVAASGSGSGPEAGPGTGPGTGPAPDPARSHVIPFDPPGHGLALVVTAYPSESNVTRTVLVAAIFALTGSALWSLWSLRRHIAGRLRAEEALREEHAFRKAMEDSLTVGMRARDLEGRITYVNPAFCRMVGLEADDLVGRGPPMPYWLPEEIDQAEAAFQDVLAGRAPESGLEMRFQRTNGERFDALIYEAPLIDANGRQTGWMGSVLDITERKRAEDLARQQRERLQQTSRLITMGEMASTLAHELNQPLSAIASYCTGCLNRLRSDRRDTQEVVTEVAAALEKLAAQARRAGLVVRRIHDFVRKRDPKVAPCSLAEVLEDCVGLAGSDAARLGVRVELDAPADLPPVTGDRILLQQVVLNLMRNGIEAMARTPRADRRLTVTVRRCAGTAAGGGPGECDGLLLTEIRDHGCGILPEVADRLFSPFFTTKREGMGMGLNICRSIVEHHRGRLWFEAAMDGDGAEAVPGGTRFLFTLPVHAPDHSAEAAE; encoded by the coding sequence ATGCCGATCCCACGCCCCTCCCCGGCCCTCCCCTCCGCCGCCCGCATCGGGCGGGCGGTGCCGCATGCCATGCCGGTGGTGGCGATGCTGCTGGTCGTGGTGCTGCTTGGCGCCTTCCTCTGGCTGCTTCAGCGTAACGAACGCGACGAGGAGGCGCTGGCGCTGATCAAGGACGCGCTGTGGATCGAGCAGAACCTGCATTTCCAGCTCGCCTCCGACGAGGATAAACTGGAAAGGCTGGCCGAGACGCTGGGCAGGACGGACACGGACATGCGGCAGTTCGCCGCGATGGCCCGGCTGGTGGTGAACACCAACCCGGCGATCGAACGGGTGGTCTGGCTGGATGCCGGGGGACGTCCCCTGCTGGCGGAACCGCCGCTTCCGGCCAGCGGCGCGCCGGACGAAAACAAGCCAGGCGTCCCGTCGCGCGACGACGCGATGCGGATGGCCCGCATCTCCGGCCTGCGGGCCTATGGCGCCCCTTACCGGATCGATGCCACCGACCGCGGCTTCGACGCCGCCTTTCCGCTGTTCCGCGATGGCGCCTTCGCCGGCACGCTGGTCGGCGTCTTCTCGTTCGAGGCGATGTTGACCCACCATGTTCCCTGGTGGTTCGCCCAACGCTATCAACTTGAAGTCGTCGACGCGACGGGAATGGTTCTCGGTTCGAAATCGCGCATGGCGGTGCCCGTGGCGGCATCGGGCTCCGGGTCCGGGCCTGAAGCAGGGCCTGGAACCGGGCCTGGAACGGGGCCGGCACCCGACCCGGCGCGCAGCCACGTCATCCCCTTCGACCCGCCCGGCCATGGTCTGGCGCTGGTCGTCACCGCTTATCCCAGCGAGTCCAACGTCACCCGCACCGTGCTGGTCGCGGCGATCTTCGCGCTGACCGGATCGGCGCTATGGAGCCTGTGGTCGTTGCGCCGCCACATCGCCGGCCGCCTGCGTGCCGAGGAGGCCCTGCGCGAGGAGCACGCCTTCCGCAAGGCGATGGAGGACAGCCTGACCGTGGGGATGCGCGCCCGCGACCTGGAGGGACGGATCACCTATGTGAACCCGGCCTTCTGCCGCATGGTCGGGCTGGAGGCCGACGATCTCGTCGGGCGCGGCCCGCCGATGCCCTATTGGCTGCCGGAGGAGATCGACCAGGCCGAGGCCGCCTTCCAGGACGTTCTTGCCGGCCGGGCGCCGGAAAGCGGGCTGGAGATGCGGTTCCAGCGGACGAACGGCGAGCGGTTCGACGCCCTGATCTACGAGGCGCCGCTGATCGACGCCAACGGACGCCAGACCGGCTGGATGGGATCCGTCCTCGACATCACCGAACGCAAGCGCGCCGAGGATCTCGCCCGCCAGCAGCGGGAACGGCTGCAACAGACCTCCCGCCTGATCACCATGGGCGAGATGGCCTCCACCCTGGCGCATGAGCTGAACCAGCCGCTGTCGGCCATCGCCAGCTATTGCACCGGCTGCCTGAACCGGCTGCGCTCCGACCGCCGCGACACGCAGGAAGTGGTGACGGAAGTGGCGGCGGCGCTGGAGAAGCTGGCGGCCCAGGCCAGACGCGCCGGGCTGGTGGTCCGCCGCATCCATGATTTCGTGCGCAAGCGCGACCCGAAGGTCGCCCCCTGCTCGCTGGCCGAGGTGTTGGAGGATTGCGTCGGGCTGGCCGGCAGCGACGCCGCCCGGCTGGGCGTGCGGGTGGAGCTGGACGCGCCGGCCGACCTGCCGCCGGTCACCGGCGACCGCATCCTGCTGCAACAGGTTGTGCTGAACCTGATGCGCAACGGCATCGAGGCGATGGCCCGCACCCCGAGAGCCGACCGCCGCCTGACCGTCACCGTCCGCCGCTGCGCCGGCACCGCGGCGGGAGGCGGCCCCGGAGAGTGCGACGGCCTGCTTCTGACGGAAATCCGCGACCATGGCTGCGGCATCCTGCCCGAGGTGGCCGACCGCCTGTTTTCCCCCTTCTTCACCACCAAGCGCGAGGGTATGGGCATGGGATTGAACATCTGCCGGTCCATCGTCGAACATCACCGCGGCAGGCTGTGGTTCGAGGCGGCGATGGACGGCGATGGTGCCGAGGCGGTTCCCGGCGGGACGCGCTTCCTGTTCACCCTGCCCGTCCATGCCCCCGACCACAGCGCCGAGGCCGCCGAATGA
- a CDS encoding TRAP transporter small permease has protein sequence MFMKILDRLEETLIASLMAGATLVIFASVVHRYFSGVPYIQDYVLHWNFAWAQELCIYMFVWMAKFGAAYGVRTGIHVGVDVIINRMEPNLRGKFVLFGLGAGALFTFIVGSLGARFVYHISETEQVSADLEWPMWIIYLAVPLGSYLMCFRFLQVAWAFVRTGELPHHDHAQVDGIDPVEAAKEGGPA, from the coding sequence ATGTTCATGAAGATACTCGACCGCCTCGAGGAGACGCTGATCGCGTCGCTCATGGCGGGGGCGACGCTCGTCATCTTCGCGTCCGTCGTCCATCGCTATTTCTCCGGCGTCCCCTACATCCAGGATTATGTGCTGCACTGGAACTTCGCCTGGGCGCAGGAACTGTGCATCTACATGTTCGTGTGGATGGCCAAGTTCGGTGCCGCCTATGGCGTGCGCACCGGCATCCATGTCGGCGTCGACGTCATCATCAACCGGATGGAGCCGAACCTGCGCGGCAAGTTCGTGCTGTTCGGGCTGGGCGCCGGCGCGCTGTTCACCTTCATCGTCGGCTCGCTCGGCGCCCGCTTCGTCTACCACATCTCCGAGACCGAGCAGGTGTCGGCCGATCTGGAATGGCCGATGTGGATCATCTATCTGGCGGTACCGCTCGGCTCCTACCTGATGTGCTTCCGCTTCCTCCAGGTCGCCTGGGCCTTCGTCCGCACCGGCGAGTTGCCCCATCACGACCATGCCCAGGTCGACGGCATCGATCCGGTCGAAGCCGCCAAGGAAGGAGGTCCGGCATGA
- a CDS encoding sensor histidine kinase — MRFPSSLLAIGLAVTAPLLLFGAILVWQLDSRERAEMEQDLQSVARSLSLVIDRELASQLRPLELLSALLQPHADDPATLYVEMTSAARSQTGWLAMGLIDADSNRFVFHTQYPPGVQPLPPPRLDEVTRQVIQSRRAVIGGVLPPGGPPGRPALILRAPIIRFDPASQSERVRYVLSLALSLEGLAGAMQTRRIPPEWTVAVIDPTMLIAARSNDADSFLGHRVTSSLEAELTTRSGGLFTARTKDDDDAYTVFSRSQETGWAVALGVPVALVHQRLTAQRMTVVGGAAGACAATLGLALLVSRAYGRRRSAEGEVRRAREAVLIEQRRRLQSEKELAEAANQAKSEFLANMSHELRTPLNAIIGFADVLMSGIFGPAPPKHAEYLTAIHQSGRHLLDLVNELLDMAKIEAGRLELFPTRIALDDFLTDCLGLVEALALRKGVTLTGDAIAPGLLVTADGVRMRQAVLNLLSNAIKFTPAGGTVRLEATADPDGSGTVITVRDSGIGMNAEEMLIAMEPFRQVHNYLTKAEAGTGLGLPLARRFVEAHGGTLTLDSRPGAGTTVTIRLP; from the coding sequence TTGCGGTTTCCCAGCTCTCTGCTCGCCATCGGTCTTGCCGTGACGGCGCCTCTGCTGCTGTTCGGCGCGATCCTGGTCTGGCAGCTCGACAGCCGCGAGCGTGCCGAGATGGAGCAGGACCTGCAATCGGTCGCCCGCTCGCTGTCGCTGGTGATCGACCGCGAACTGGCGAGCCAGCTGCGCCCGCTGGAACTGCTGTCCGCCCTGCTTCAGCCCCACGCCGACGATCCTGCCACGCTTTATGTCGAGATGACCAGCGCCGCCCGGAGTCAGACGGGTTGGCTGGCGATGGGGCTGATCGACGCGGACAGCAACCGGTTCGTCTTTCACACCCAGTATCCGCCGGGCGTCCAGCCGCTGCCGCCACCCCGGCTGGATGAAGTCACCCGTCAGGTGATCCAGAGCCGCCGGGCGGTGATCGGCGGGGTCCTGCCACCGGGCGGCCCGCCGGGAAGACCGGCGCTGATCCTGCGCGCTCCGATCATCCGCTTCGATCCGGCCAGCCAGAGCGAGCGGGTGCGCTATGTCCTCTCGCTGGCACTGAGCCTGGAGGGGCTGGCGGGAGCGATGCAAACCCGCCGGATCCCGCCGGAATGGACGGTGGCGGTCATCGACCCGACGATGCTGATCGCCGCGCGCTCCAATGACGCCGACTCCTTCCTCGGCCATCGCGTCACCTCCTCGCTGGAAGCGGAATTGACCACCCGGTCCGGTGGATTGTTCACCGCGCGCACCAAGGATGATGACGACGCCTATACCGTCTTCAGCCGGTCACAGGAGACCGGGTGGGCGGTGGCGCTGGGCGTTCCGGTCGCATTGGTGCATCAGCGGCTGACGGCCCAGCGCATGACGGTGGTCGGCGGTGCCGCCGGAGCCTGTGCCGCGACTCTGGGTCTTGCCCTGCTGGTATCACGCGCCTACGGCCGCCGCCGGAGCGCCGAGGGGGAGGTACGGCGCGCACGCGAGGCGGTGCTGATCGAGCAGCGCCGCCGGCTTCAGTCGGAAAAGGAACTTGCCGAGGCGGCCAACCAGGCCAAGAGCGAATTCCTCGCCAACATGAGCCACGAACTGCGCACGCCGTTGAACGCCATCATCGGCTTCGCCGACGTGCTGATGTCCGGCATCTTCGGCCCGGCCCCGCCCAAACATGCCGAATATCTGACCGCGATCCACCAGTCCGGACGCCACTTGCTGGACCTCGTCAACGAACTGCTCGACATGGCGAAGATCGAGGCCGGACGGCTGGAGCTGTTCCCGACCAGAATCGCGCTGGACGATTTTCTGACGGATTGCCTGGGGCTGGTGGAGGCGCTGGCTCTGCGCAAGGGGGTGACGCTGACCGGCGACGCCATCGCTCCTGGCCTGCTGGTCACGGCTGATGGGGTCCGCATGCGTCAGGCCGTGCTGAATCTCCTGTCCAACGCCATCAAATTCACCCCGGCCGGCGGCACCGTGCGGCTGGAGGCCACCGCCGATCCAGACGGCAGCGGGACGGTCATCACCGTCCGCGACAGCGGCATCGGCATGAATGCCGAAGAAATGCTGATCGCGATGGAGCCGTTCCGTCAGGTCCACAACTATCTGACCAAGGCGGAGGCCGGAACCGGATTGGGCCTGCCGCTCGCCCGCCGTTTCGTCGAGGCCCATGGCGGCACCCTGACGCTGGACAGCCGACCGGGCGCCGGAACGACGGTGACGATCCGTCTACCATAG
- a CDS encoding TRAP transporter large permease: MNAAIIFGLLLALMLTGMPISISLGLTVLSFLFFMTDVPIDAVALKLFTGIEKFEIMAIPFFILAGNFLTHGGVARRMINFATSMVGHWYGGLGLAGVMACALFAAVSGSSPATVVAIGSIILPAMVAQGFPKNFGAGIITTSGALGILIPPSIVMVMYCVATTGHPQAASIGQMFIAGVVPGILLACFLGFTTWFRARKFGYPRLPKASFAQRMHALRESFWGLLLIIVVMGGIYSGIFTPTEAAAMAAVYAFVVAVFIYKDMPLSRVPKVLLDSASMSAMLLYIITNAVLFSFLMTSEQIPQNMAAWILDQNMGVWVFLLVVNIILLAAGNFMEPSSIVLIMAPILFPVAMKLGIDPVHFGILIIVNMEVGMCHPPVGLNLYVASGITKMGITELTVAVWPWLLTMLIFLGLITYVPAITLWFPRMLGFM, encoded by the coding sequence ATGAACGCTGCCATCATCTTCGGGCTTTTGCTGGCCCTCATGCTCACCGGCATGCCGATCTCCATCTCGCTCGGCCTGACGGTGCTCTCCTTCCTGTTCTTCATGACCGACGTGCCGATCGACGCGGTGGCGTTGAAGCTGTTCACCGGCATCGAGAAGTTCGAGATCATGGCGATCCCGTTCTTCATCCTGGCCGGCAATTTCCTGACCCATGGCGGCGTCGCCCGCCGCATGATCAACTTCGCCACCTCGATGGTCGGCCACTGGTATGGCGGGCTGGGTCTGGCCGGCGTGATGGCCTGCGCGCTGTTCGCCGCGGTGTCGGGCTCCAGCCCGGCGACGGTCGTCGCCATCGGCTCGATCATCCTGCCGGCGATGGTGGCGCAGGGCTTCCCGAAGAATTTCGGCGCCGGCATCATCACCACCTCGGGCGCGCTCGGCATCCTGATCCCGCCGTCGATCGTCATGGTGATGTATTGCGTCGCCACCACCGGCCACCCGCAGGCCGCCTCCATCGGCCAGATGTTCATCGCCGGCGTGGTGCCGGGCATCCTGCTGGCCTGCTTCCTCGGTTTCACCACCTGGTTCCGCGCCCGCAAGTTCGGCTATCCGCGCCTGCCCAAGGCCAGCTTCGCTCAGCGCATGCATGCCCTGCGCGAGAGCTTCTGGGGCCTGCTGCTGATCATCGTGGTGATGGGCGGCATCTACAGCGGCATCTTCACCCCGACCGAGGCGGCGGCGATGGCCGCGGTCTACGCCTTTGTCGTCGCCGTCTTCATCTACAAGGACATGCCGCTCAGCCGCGTGCCGAAGGTGCTGCTGGACAGCGCCAGCATGTCGGCGATGCTGCTCTACATCATCACCAACGCGGTGCTCTTCTCCTTCCTGATGACGTCGGAGCAGATCCCGCAGAACATGGCGGCCTGGATCCTCGACCAGAACATGGGCGTCTGGGTCTTCCTGCTGGTGGTGAACATCATCCTGCTGGCCGCCGGCAATTTCATGGAGCCGTCCTCCATCGTCCTGATCATGGCGCCGATCCTGTTCCCGGTCGCCATGAAGCTGGGCATCGACCCGGTGCATTTCGGCATCCTGATCATCGTCAACATGGAGGTCGGCATGTGCCACCCGCCGGTGGGCCTGAACCTCTATGTCGCCTCGGGCATCACCAAGATGGGCATCACCGAGCTGACGGTGGCGGTGTGGCCGTGGCTGCTGACGATGCTGATCTTCCTCGGTCTCATCACCTATGTGCCGGCGATCACCCTGTGGTTCCCGCGCATGCTGGGCTTCATGTAA
- a CDS encoding DUF934 domain-containing protein, whose protein sequence is MPLIENGRIGEDAWSFIPDGEPVPNDRPVIISFERWQAERDSFDGRNARLGVRLKSGTLAGAIAADLDRFSLVAVEFPKFRDGRGFSTARELRERYGYTGEIRAVGHVIPDQYLYLVRTGFSSVEAPEGTNPDSWANALTEVTIAFQPSLDDTAPLSLLRRKLKVG, encoded by the coding sequence ATGCCGCTGATTGAGAATGGGCGCATCGGCGAGGACGCCTGGAGCTTCATCCCCGACGGGGAGCCGGTTCCGAATGATCGCCCGGTGATCATCAGCTTCGAGCGCTGGCAGGCGGAGCGCGACAGCTTCGACGGCCGCAACGCCCGGCTGGGCGTGCGGCTGAAGAGCGGCACGCTGGCGGGCGCCATCGCCGCCGATCTCGACCGCTTCTCCCTGGTGGCGGTGGAGTTCCCGAAGTTCCGTGACGGCCGCGGCTTCTCCACCGCGCGCGAACTGCGGGAGCGCTATGGCTATACCGGCGAGATCCGCGCGGTCGGCCATGTCATCCCCGACCAGTATCTGTATCTGGTCCGTACCGGCTTCAGTTCGGTCGAGGCGCCGGAGGGCACCAATCCGGACAGCTGGGCCAACGCGCTGACCGAAGTGACCATCGCCTTCCAGCCGAGCCTGGACGATACCGCTCCGCTGTCCCTGCTGCGCCGCAAGTTGAAGGTGGGGTAA